A genomic region of Haliaeetus albicilla chromosome 8, bHalAlb1.1, whole genome shotgun sequence contains the following coding sequences:
- the HEBP2 gene encoding heme-binding protein 2, producing the protein MIKSFKQTFLSLDLQSPRWSSAETMTKDYELRQYETAKWVSTVIRGETQKEAMRQGFWKLFHYIQGKNEKEMKIDMTVPVTCLIKSGCADFKISFFVPFEHQDSPPQPNDSDVFIEERKAAPIFVRSFGGFASPEKYAEEAEVLARILRNRGQPFHEDFFYTAGYDSPFKLFNRHNEVWYFKK; encoded by the exons ATGATCAAATCCTTCAAGCAAACATTTCTGTCCCTGGATCTGCAGTCCCCTCGGTGGAGCTCAGCAGAGACGATG ACAAAGGATTATGAACTACGTCAGTACGAGACGGCAAAGTGGGTCAGCACAGTCATTAGGGGAGAAACCCAGAAGGAGGCAATGCGCCAGGGCTTCTGGAAACTCTTCCACTACATCCAAGGGAAGAATGAGAAAG AAATGAAAATTGATATGACTGTGCCAGTGACATGCCTGATAAAATCTGGCTGCGCAGACTTCAAGATCTCTTTCTTTGTGCCATTTGAACATCAGGACTCTCCACCACAGCCCAATGACTCAGATGTGTTTATTGAAGAGCGGAAGGCAGCACCCATCTTTGTCCG GTCCTTTGGTGGATTTGCCTCCCCAGAGAAATACGCTGAGGAAGCTGAAGTCTTGGCCAGAATCTTAAGAAACAGAGGCCAACCATTCCATGAAGACTTCTTTTATACTGCAGGCTATGACAGTCCCTTCAAGCTCTTTAACAGGCACAACGAAGtgtggtattttaaaaagtaa